The genomic DNA TGGTCGTTAAAGAAAAAAGCAAGTCCACCACAACCAGGCCGGCAAAACGCTCCCCATCATCCAAAACGGCCGGCGCAAAGAAATACGTCTATTTCTTCGGGAAAGGTCAGGCCGACGGGACTGCCGATATGAACAATCTTCTGGGGGGCAAGGGTGCCAATCTGGCGGAAATGACCAACCTGGGGATACCGGTTCCACCCGGATTTACCATCACCACCGAGGTCTGCACCTGTTATTATCAAAGCAATCATCATTACCCGAAAGAATTAAAAAAACAGACAGAGACCGCCTTGGCCCGGGTTGAAAAAATCATAGGCCGGAAATTCGGAGATCCGAACAATCCCCTTTTGGTTTCCGTCCGTTCCGGAGCCAGGAAATCCATGCCGGGAATGATGGAAACCGTGTTGAATTGCGGATTGACCACCAGGACCATCCCAGGCCTGATCAAAAAGACCCAAAACGAACGATTTGTCTATGATGCCTATCGCCGTCTTCTGGTTATGTATTCCGATGTGGTTATGGAAAAGGCTGCTGGCATTGAGCCTCTGGAAGGAGAAGGGATCCGTCAGAGACTTGACCATATCATGGAACAAATGAAGTCAGAGAAAGGATTCCTTAATGATACGGATCTGAAAACCGATGATCTCAAAGTGTTGTGTGAAGAATTTAAGAAAACCATCAAAGTTACCATAGGAAAAGAATTTCCCGATGATCCTTACGAACAGCTCTGGGGTGGAATCGGGGCCGTCTTCCAATCCTGGATGGGCAAGAGGGCTGTCTCCTACCGAAAAATTGAAGGTATCCCGGAAGATTGGGGTACGGCGGTGAATGTCCAGGCCATGGTCTTCGGCAACACCGGAGAAAACTCCGCAACCGGTGTGGCCTTTACCCGTAACCCGGCTACGGGGGAGGATAAATTTTTCGGGGAGTGGATGTCCAATGCCCAGGGGGAAGATGTGGTGGCCGGTATCCGCACCCCCAATCCGGTGAATAAGGCCGGGAAAACCGCCGATACGAGGCATCTCATGTCATTGGAAGAGGTGATGCCTGAGTTATACCGGGAATTGTATGAGATCCAGAAGAAACTGGAAAAACATTATACCGATATGCAGGATATCGAGTTCACCATTGAAGATGGAAAACTCTGGATGCTCCAGACCCGTACCGGTAAACGAAACGGTCAGGCGGCCATCCGGATGGCCGTGGATATGGTCAGTTCTAAAATAATCAGCAAAGAAACAGCCTTGCTCCGGGTAAACCCCGAACAATTAGATGAACTGCTGCATCCCAGTGTTGATCCGGAAGCGGAAAAAAAGGCCCATGCCCTGGTTAAAGGACTGCCAGCCGGTCCGGGAGGAGCCAGAGGACGTATTGTTTTTACAGCCGATGATGCCGAAGCCTGGGCCAAACGGGGAGAAAAGGTCATCCTGGTCCGAAATGAAACCTCTCCGGAAGATGTCCATGGCATGCATGCTGCCCAGGCCATTCTGACCGCCAAGGGGGGGATGACCAGCCATGCGGCCCTGGTTGCCCGGGGCTGGGGGAAATGCTGTATTGTCGGGGCCAATGCTTTGGACATCGATGTCCATAACAAAAAGGTTACGATTGATTCCAAAGTTCTGCGGGAAGGGGACTGGATCACCATGGACGGCTCACGTGGCCGGGTCTTTGAAGGACGGTTGAAATTATTACCGGCCGAACCGGCCAACAATTATTGGTATGCGGAATTGATGCAATGGGCCGATCAACATCGGAAATTAAAAATACGGACCAATGCCGATCGACCCCGGGATGCGGAAATCGCCAGGGGCTTCGGGGCCGAAGGCATCGGATTATGTCGAACGGAACACATGTTCTTTGAGGCCGAACGGATCCGAATGGTTCGGGAAATGATCCTGTCCGAAACCCTGGAAGGCCGGAAAAAAGCCCTGGATAAGTTACTGCCTATGCAACGGGGAGATTTTAAGGCCATCTTTAAGGCTATGGTGGGGCTGCCGGTAACCATTCGCCTCTTAGACCCGCCCTTGCACGAATTCCTGCCCAAAACCGATTTGGAACTGGAAGAGCTGGCCTTAGAC from Deltaproteobacteria bacterium includes the following:
- a CDS encoding pyruvate, phosphate dikinase, which encodes MVVKEKSKSTTTRPAKRSPSSKTAGAKKYVYFFGKGQADGTADMNNLLGGKGANLAEMTNLGIPVPPGFTITTEVCTCYYQSNHHYPKELKKQTETALARVEKIIGRKFGDPNNPLLVSVRSGARKSMPGMMETVLNCGLTTRTIPGLIKKTQNERFVYDAYRRLLVMYSDVVMEKAAGIEPLEGEGIRQRLDHIMEQMKSEKGFLNDTDLKTDDLKVLCEEFKKTIKVTIGKEFPDDPYEQLWGGIGAVFQSWMGKRAVSYRKIEGIPEDWGTAVNVQAMVFGNTGENSATGVAFTRNPATGEDKFFGEWMSNAQGEDVVAGIRTPNPVNKAGKTADTRHLMSLEEVMPELYRELYEIQKKLEKHYTDMQDIEFTIEDGKLWMLQTRTGKRNGQAAIRMAVDMVSSKIISKETALLRVNPEQLDELLHPSVDPEAEKKAHALVKGLPAGPGGARGRIVFTADDAEAWAKRGEKVILVRNETSPEDVHGMHAAQAILTAKGGMTSHAALVARGWGKCCIVGANALDIDVHNKKVTIDSKVLREGDWITMDGSRGRVFEGRLKLLPAEPANNYWYAELMQWADQHRKLKIRTNADRPRDAEIARGFGAEGIGLCRTEHMFFEAERIRMVREMILSETLEGRKKALDKLLPMQRGDFKAIFKAMVGLPVTIRLLDPPLHEFLPKTDLELEELALDMGVPFDQLKAKNKSLHEFNPMLGHRGCRLGITYPEIYEMQVQAIMEAACDLTKQMVRVIPEIMIPLVGHVNELELMRNLTIRTAEGVQKKNGVKVDYTVGTMIELPRACITSDEIATQADFYSFGTNDLTQTVYGLSRDDSVQFLPFYEEHNILNADPFTTIDIKGVGAFMQLAVEKGRKVKKNLKIGICGEQGGEPKSIEFCNQMKLDYVSCSPFRVPIARLAAAHATIKERLEKRKKK